The Flavobacterium sp. K5-23 genome segment GTATTCAAAACATGAATCAAAGGCAAAGTCATTTTTTGTTCTTTAATATCAATCCCTGTTGGTTTTCCAATGGCTTCGTCAGTATAGTCGAATAAGTCATCTTTTATTTGAAAAGCCATTCCTATGAGTTCTCCAAATTTTCTCATATTCTCAACCTCACTTACATCTTCGATAACTGATTTAGCGCCAAGAGCACAACAGGCAGCTATAAGAGTAGCTGTTTTTTTTCGAATGATCTCGTAATATATATCTTCCGTGATATCTAGACGTCTGGCTTTTTCTATTTGAAGTAATTCGCCTTCACTCATCTCACGGACAGCAACTGAAATTATTTTAAGTAAATCAAAATCATCGTTATCTATGGAAAGTAACAATCCTTTTGACAATAAATAATCCCCAACTAAAACGGCAATTTTATTTTTCCATAATGCATTGATAGAAAAGAAACCACGGCGTCTATTACTGTCATCCACCACATCGTCATGCACT includes the following:
- a CDS encoding polyprenyl synthetase family protein, producing the protein MNVTSQIKQPIFNEMELFEKKFYESMTSKVALLNRITYYIVNRKGKQMRPMFVFLTAKMVSRGTVNERTYRGACVIELIHTATLVHDDVVDDSNRRRGFFSINALWKNKIAVLVGDYLLSKGLLLSIDNDDFDLLKIISVAVREMSEGELLQIEKARRLDITEDIYYEIIRKKTATLIAACCALGAKSVIEDVSEVENMRKFGELIGMAFQIKDDLFDYTDEAIGKPTGIDIKEQKMTLPLIHVLNTCTSKEKAWLINSIKNHNKDKKRVKEVIAFVKDNNGLVYAESKMIEFQQEALLLLDNYPDSEFKVALILMVNYVIERKK